Genomic DNA from Ictidomys tridecemlineatus isolate mIctTri1 chromosome 6, mIctTri1.hap1, whole genome shotgun sequence:
aaaaagtaagagaACAAATGGATGCcaactgttttttaaagaatgagttaCTTTATTTTAGAAATCTATAATAGGGTttgttattttgtataaaatatcaaatttcaaATAAACTCCAGTTCTTAGCTTTgatgtaatattttctttatagctgtTTTCCTTTTAGCAAAGATTCTATTACAGATTAGATCAGTGTTCATTTTAAAGGGTAAAAATGCTCAGAAAAATTCAGTTCAAACACCAATGTCCTTCTACCTCCTTTGGTAAGTCTATAAGAAGAAATctgagctgggtgtagtggcctGTAGTCTCAGCCCTTAGAGGATCCCTTGAGTTCAGGAGATttaagaccagtctgggcaaaaCAGTaagaccccaatctcaaaataaataaataagtttcatttcaaaagaaaattatttgattatatgTTCTCATTGACTTCTACTTCCAGTTTTTTTCAAAGTGCTTTATACCTTTTGTAGCATTTTCATATGGTATTATATTTCTTTCACAAAACTTTGAGCAACATAAGGGCAGAATATCACAttacattcatctttttttttttggatttaacATAGGCCCTTTTGTGAGCTAAGAACACTCTACTATCACAAAGGTACACCTCCAGCTCAATATTCACCTTTATATCATATCCTTTAACTGTTTGGTTAATTGCCAGTAGACACAATAAATGAACACAGGATCTGTGTTGTGTTCAGCCAAAGAAAGTTatttgggttagttttatggtGTTCGTGCTAAAATCTATCAGTAAACTGAATATAGGATTTATACattctttcttacatttttctcTGTGAATGAAGTTTGTCTTAAGGTGGACAGATATccgttaataaaataatttaatgcagGAAGGATTTTGAGCATGTTACCAGTATagtaatatgaaaattataaggtgaaaacaaaaagaaattactcTAAAATTGCTGAGTGGTAGTTGATTTCAATGGTGTCAAATAATAGTGAATTATGATTACATTTGCTAAAAGCTTAttgtattttatctgatttttaaaatgttatcaagATACTGTGTATAGAAACAGGTTGCATTAAtgctttgttttgtatttggaGTGGGAGGGGTGAACTACATGAGATTCTATACTTggaaaatttatgttaaaatgaTTATTTACTCAACTTACTTTGagttaaaagtaaatattatcaGAGTGTTTGTTGATTACATACTGATACTTGAGATTATATACTGGCACTTTGGATTATATAAAGGAATTTGAAactatattaggaaaaaaaacatgcagTAATAATTCTAAAGAATTATGTCCAATAGTTATAAAATAACTAACAAGGTTCAGGTTCATACCGTCTTCAAAAGGATTTTCATAAATACTTCTTATAAGTACCACATGAGAActaagagactttttttttttttttttttttagtactggggattgaactcagaggcacagctacatccctagctcttttatttatttattcattcattcatttaatttgttctaattagttatacatgacagtagaatacatttcgtttcattgtacacaaatggagcacaacttttctttGATTGTACCTGATGttgagtcacaccatttgtgcaatcaatacacaatggaatattactcagcattaaaagagtaaaaataaaattatggcatttgcaggtaaatggatggagttggagaatatcatgctaagcaaagtaaactaatcccaaaaaaccaaaggctgaatattttctctgataagtttatgctgatccataatgggggggagaaggcatgggaaaaatgaaggaacttacttttaattttgaaacaggatcttgctaagttgctaaggctgttcttgaacttctgatcttcttgcctcagcctcctgaatttctgggattacaggagtaagCTACCACTCCTGGCTGGAACTaagagatttgtttttttctaagagaCTTTTTAAATGACTagtgtcattaaaaaataaaaataaaaaagtaatctaAACagttggcaaaagaaaaaaatgtcatttctttaCAGGAAACATTTGTaataatttatgtatgtatatgctaCTTTCTTACAGTAGTATCAGAAGCTTGAAGTAGGATTAAATAACTTTATcctatattaataaattttacatGATTTGACAAAAGTTTTTGGGAAGAAAGCGTTCTTATTAAACATTTGATGAAATAAAGTAGACCCTTTAATTGTTCAAGTGGTGACCATAAGAATAgttctaatattttattcattaataagCACTaggatagtttttaaaaaatattttttagttgtagagggacacaatctttatttatttttatgtggtgctgaggataaaacccagtgcctcacacttgtgaggcaagcttcaccactgagctatagtcccagccttTGGATAGttttattacatgtattttttatacagaactacattttatttctcttatgaaGTATGGTTGCTGTTTGTTCacttaaaagaaaagagataaaaagcaATCTGGTGTGCAAGATAAACTGATTCCATTTTAAGTTGTGAATTATGAAGATATAAAATGGTAAATACTTTTCTGTGATTACATTTTACTGTGAGTTtacaaagaaggaagagaagccCACAATACTTACTGAGATACATAGAATTTAATGAGCTACAGAAGAATTTAAAagtagttaaaaaacaaaaagcttcaAGAGTTTTGCTGTCAACATACATAAGAGCAGAGCTGAATAGGGATCTTGGTATTAGGGAATTTGCTTATTAATGCACCAGCTTTGAAGCtggaaatgtaatatttttattataagaaaaaagtagtatacatttatttgttttattaagaaCAAGCTAAATCttgaatttttcattatttaaaacatgttttcttgGAAGATGAGCATAATCAGCTATTAGTTTTTTCTACTGTGAGGTACTTGAGGACTCATTCATGGTCTGGATAACTCAAaggttcttcatgttcaaaaaataactatttttaaaacctattttaaaatgtaatatttttataaggATATAAGGAAGGCCATGATAAACTTACTTCTACTGGTAAGAAAAAtatgggaataaaaataaataaaagaatgtccctgtacctcagttttttttttttttaatatttattttttaggtgtggatggacacaacacaatgcctttacttttatgtggtggtgaggatcaaacctgggtcccgcccatgcaaggcgagcgctctaccactgagtcacaatcccagccctggtacCTCAGGTtttgtttgtataaattttaaaagagcagTGCCAGTCATAACTTAATTAATACAAATCTAACAATTTCAAAGTCACGTTTAATGCAAGTAATTCCTACTTAGCATCTTCTTTAAAACGTAATATCCCAACTTTGGTacaggaaaaatttttttctaacataaattaaacatttatcataAGCTGTTCTTTaacagtagttaaaaaaaaactttgcaaacATGATTTTCTGGCAAAATTTCTAAGTAATTCTCATGTAAGGCACTTCCattcattctcaaaaaaaaaagtttcataaaaagttttctattttcttttgtaatcAAGTTTTCATAAGTTATAAAGTAATTATGTTACTTCAAGTAAAACTTTATTAAATACTAAATTTTGGCATAATTGCCATAAGtatttttacctctgaaaatAATGAAGGATGGTCATCAAGTTCTGTGGAAGAGAAACTTAAAAGATAATCTTGGTCTATTTAGATTTAGAGAATTGGTAATGTTTTATCCTGTTGATTTTGTTCAACAATCTTGAAATCTTCCAAAGGAAGATTGCTTAAGGCAGTTGGTAAAATCTGTTCTGATGTGCCCTTAGGTAATATGTTATTTGCTTCTAAATTCTTCACCAAGCATGTGGCTTTGATCCATCTTCGAGTTGCTCTTCGTTCTTTTTGTAggcaagttttcatttttcttcttaagcTTGCTATTTCCTTTTCCAGTTTAATTATCCTTTTTTTTGCCTCCATTGGATTCCTAAAGGCATAACTGTGTTCAAGTAGTACTTGTTGACTACTAATGTTTGATTTTAAATTAGATGGTCCTGCTGGAGTACAActgttgtttttcttcaaaagatTCCTTGACTTGAGTTTCTGAGCCAAATAAAATTAGAGAGTTGAACATAAATTATGGAAtaccacaaataagtaaatattgcCCAGTTTTGGAATACTTAAACTACACTTTAAGAActgattttaaaagtttgctGGGAAAACAGCAGGCTTTTTCATGTAATCATGGATCAAGTTTCTCGCCTGGCTGAATGACCTCTAGTCACCTTTTGTCCTTTATCTCCAGAAATATTCAAACAttgattttgaaataaacaaTGGACTGCCAAGGTATCTTCCAAATTACTGAGCATGATTCTATGGAGACTTTAAAAATCCTTTGCAATTTTCCTACTTAGGCCAAtttagaaatgtagacattttgtttatctgtgaTAAttgctttgatttcctttttagTTAAATACTATTCTCTCAATTtgataaattaaatacaaattgaAGGAACATATTCTCAAGTATCAAGCTTCTAAATAGACTTATCTATTAATTGTTCACAGTTATATCTTCATGGATTTAAAATCTAGCTAAATTTTTGCAATCAGAAGTCTCAGGACACTTTTGTCCAATATACTCTAAGAATATCAAATGATTCCTAGATTATATCTTCATAACACAGTATCTTTCATTCATTACATAATCACTGAAACACTACTATGAATTCCTGGGGAAATAATGGTGAATAAATAAGACAAAGGTGATTCCTGTTCTCATTGAAACTGCAATTGCTCTCTACATAAGGAATTGGCAGGgtctttcttttttgctgtttatATTTTCAGCATCTATCTTAGATTATTATTGGATGAATAGAATATCAAAATATCAGAAGGTACATTTTGCCATacttggtggcacatacctataatcccaacaacttgagaggctgaggcaggaggattgcaagtttgaggacagcctcagcaatttagtgagaccctgtttcaaaaaaacaaaaaatgggggGGAGGCTTAgtgggtaaagcacccctgtgtgtAATCCCAATACTTGGGAGTGGAGTGCAGAAAAGAAATAaggtacattttaaatttagcaGATATTTAAGTACTATATTATGTTTCAGGCAGTGTGAGAGGCTTAAGTGTTGAAAATAGTGAAAAAGTTCTGAAGCTTGTTTAACATTTGTGATGTTAGGAAACCAGAAGCTCCTTAATCATCCAGATACTCATATCCACTTACAGCAtccgccccccacccccggggggagggggggtgtttCCCCCTTTCCACCGCCCGCCCCCTACAAATTTAAGCATCACAAATACCTCAGGGAAAAGTgttgtttttcctttccaaagaaaagatgtCTGTCCTTTTCAAAGGGAAACCCCCTATTTGTGTTTATTCTCCCTTTTTTTTGTGTGACCTTTCTTTGATCAGATCTTAACTTgataaaaattcattcattcatctctcttttatttattttctccttccatCAAAATATCACTTTGAATATTTGATAATTTCCCACTCATCATCAACCCAATGGCTTTGTTCTTAATTTCAATTATAGTTGTTCTGTACAAGATAAAAAAACCTCCAAAGTTCCAAGACTCTTTAAGTCCTCAAGTCTAGATTGAATGCTTCAGCTCTGTCAAATTTTCTGTCATGCCTCCCTCTAAAGGGAGGCATTTCCTTTGGTATAACTTAGAATTTGTTGCTCTTAAAGCACTGGGGACATATTATATGCATGTCATCTTAAAATTGGAACAGAATGCTGCTGGAGTTGTATTACTACTATTTCTAAGTTTCACCAATGGTATATTTATTGATAATAATCAGTACTTGGATAATAATTGGTAAGATTCCAATACAGATCAAGTGTCCTTTGTTAGAAATGCTTTGGATCAGAAGCGTTTCAGatctttttcagattttggaatattccaTAGACTTTATCAGTTAAATATCCTTTATCCAAAAATTCACATTAGGACTGCTCAGTCTGGATAGTAAAACAATATGGCTTGGTGAAATAATATTGGAATCAGGACATCTGAGTTCTAATTCTACCCTGTGCCTTTATTACATAAGAGGAAGATCTATAACTTTCTTGAGGCATATTGCTATATGTGAATTTTTctatattctgaattttatcttctataaataaaaaggaatggtttctaaaaatggttttttaaaaaaataacattacatACCATAGACTTTATATGGGTACAAAAATCAAAAATGGTTGGAACAGCATCCATTTTAAGTCGTCGAGTTTGTCCTGTTAGGTCAAAACAGGAGGCTTCAAAGTGCTTTGAACAAAGAAAAGTGTGTTTTCCTGGTACAAAGTTTTTGCGTCTAACTAGGCGAacccattcttttcttcttttaggatCCAAAGGaaaccttaaaacaaacaaaccaaaaaggcAACTCAAATTCCAACTAGCATACTTCTGGCTGTACCTAAatgattaaaagaaatttaaaagtgtctcccatttacataaaaaaattt
This window encodes:
- the Thap2 gene encoding THAP domain-containing protein 2, giving the protein MPTNCAAAGCATTYNKHINISFHRFPLDPKRRKEWVRLVRRKNFVPGKHTFLCSKHFEASCFDLTGQTRRLKMDAVPTIFDFCTHIKSMKLKSRNLLKKNNSCTPAGPSNLKSNISSQQVLLEHSYAFRNPMEAKKRIIKLEKEIASLRRKMKTCLQKERRATRRWIKATCLVKNLEANNILPKGTSEQILPTALSNLPLEDFKIVEQNQQDKTLPIL